Sequence from the Deltaproteobacteria bacterium genome:
CGGGCGTGATGCAGCTCGCGAGGTCGAAGAGCATGAACTCCAGCACGTGCTCCTGGGCGGTGAGCGCGCCGCTCGAGCACTCGCTGGGGAAGTTGATGGAGGGATCCGTCGTCGCGTCGGTGACGTGGAAGTCGCTGAACAGCACGCGCCCGCACTGCTGGTCGGCCGGGGCGTTGAAGGGCGTGTTGAAGGTCATGTGCTCCACGGGCTTCGAGCCGCCCTGGGTCAGGTAGATCCACTGCTGGGTGGGGGCGATGACCGAGTCCACGTCCCAGCGCCACTGGTTGATGTTGATCTTTCCCGAGCCCTGCGACGTCGACGCGTGCACCACGTCCAGCCACTGCGAGAAGGCCTGGCCCTTGGGGAAGGTGGTGTCCAGCGTGCCCACGGCGGAGTTGCCGGTGCCCGCGTTCGGGTCCCAGTTCGCGGCGGACTGCCACGTCGTCGGCGAGTACAGCCAGGTGTAGCTGTAGTGCGTGGCGAAGACGCGCCCGCCCGCGTTCGCGTAGTTGAGGACGTTCTGCAGCTCGGTGGTGGTCTTGTCGTACTGGTCGCCCTCGCAGGCGAAGAGCGCGAGGTCGTACTGGTTGAGGGTGGCGGCGTTGTCCACGAGCGCGGTGCCGTCGGGCGTGCTGCTGTTGAGCGAGGCGCCAGGGCCGTCGCCGCCGGCCTCGGTGGGCGCGGTGTAGAACTGCACGCGGCCGCCGCCGCCGGGGTTGGTGAACTCCGCGTCGTCGATGCCGATCTTGCGGAGCACGCACTCCAGCGCGTCCACGCTGCCGGTCACCATCGCCGTGAGCGGAATGTCACCCTCGCTCTTGTTCTTGGGCAGGCGCGTGAGCGACGCGGGCAGGGGCGTGCTGGTGCAGGCGGGCACGTTGGAGATGGTCACCTGGCGGCGCCACCGGCCGAGCTGAATCACCAGCGGGATGTTGGCGCCCACGGGCATGTTGGTGAGCGTGAAGCTGCCGTCCGGGTTCGTGTTCGTGGCCACCAGCGGCTCGCCGGAGATCTGCTCGTCGCAGGTCAGGCAGGCCACGCCAGGCGTGAACGCGGCGACCGGGCCGTTCGGCACGTACACGAGCGCGTTGTAGAGCGGGTCCACGCCGTTCGGTGCGTACACCGTGCCCGTGACGCTCGTCGTGCCGCCGCCGGTGCAAACTTGTTGCTGCAGGCAGAGGTTGGTGCAGCTGAGGCCCGCGTCCGGCCGGTTCGAAGAGCCGCAGATGCTGGGGATGCCGCTGCCGCCGCAGATGTCCTGGCCGCTGCAGCTGCCGCAGTTCGCGGTCAGGCCGCCGCAGCCGTCGGACACCGGGCCGCAGTTCGCGCCCGCCGCCGCGCAGTCGCGCGGGGTGCACGACGCGTTGCCGCCGTCGACGTAGGTGCCGCTGCCGCACTTGTTCGGGCCGCCGCCGCCGCAGAAGTCGCTGCCGCTGCAGCTGCCGCAGTCGAGCACGCCGCCGCAGCCGTCCGACACCGCGCCGCAGTCGAGGCCCAGCGCCAGGCAGCTGGTGGGCGTGCAGTTGCCCGGGCCGCACCGGCTCGCGCCGCCGCCGCCGCAGAAGTCGCCGCCCGCGCAGTCGCCGCACTGGATGATCCCGCCGCAGCCGTCGCCGATGGGGCCGCAGTTGGCGTTGGCGCTCTGACAGGTGCGTAGGCCGCAGCCGCCGCCGTCCTGCCCGCCGGTGGTTCCGGTGCCGCTCCCCGTCGTGGTGCCGTTGGTGGAGCTGGTGTTGCCCGTGCCGCTGCCGGTGGTGTTGCCCGAGCTGTGGCCGGAGGAGCCGTTCGTGCCTGATGCGCCTGCAGCGCCGCTCGACGGATGGCTGGTGCCGCTGGTGGTGGAGGAGGAGCCGCAGCCAGACACGACGAGCAGGGCCGCGAGCCCACAGGCGAAAACGATATGTCGCATCCGGAAATCGTCCCGCGCCGGGAGCACGGCGTCAACGTAATCGCCAGGGGTGCGTTGACCCACATGCGGCTCGACGGTGGCGGAGCTGAAAATGCACAGCCCCATGCACTGCGATCGTCGTGAATCAGTGCAGCGGCGAGCGGGACTGCAACGTTTCTCTGCAATGCGGGCCGAGATGTCCGGTCGCAGTGTCGGTGTTGTGGATGGTGCCTTCGGCGTCCTGCATGAAGCAGCCGGGCTCGCTGCAGTGGTCGAGCCCCAGCGTGTGGCCCACCTCGTGGAGCGCGGTCATGCGCAACCTCCAGCGCAGCTGCTCCGGCGTGGACGATAGTTTGTGCTGAAAGCGATATGTCGAGAGCACGCAGCTCCGTCCGGGCAGCCGGCCCAGTCCGAAGACGCCCCAGTCGATGATCGGGCCCTTGGTCGTGGAGATGTCCTGGGTGGTCAGGCCGAGGATCTTGGTGTCCGGCGCGTCGAATTGATCCTCGAGCGCGTCCAGGATTCTCTCCGCCCGCCAGCGCTTGCGCGGCTCGTACCACGCCGACTTCGGCATCTCCGTGCGCTGGCCCAGCTGGACATCGACCTGGAGCTCTTCGCGCAGGTGCTCGGCGACGTCGTTCAGCAGCATGTCCGGAAAGTCGCCCAGGGGCACGAGCACCACGTGCGCGCGCACCGGCGTTCCGACGAGCGCGAGCGCGAGCAGCGGGGCGAGCATGGGCACCTCGAGATGCTACTCCGAGGCAGACACCAGGCGGCGTGCGGCAGTTCCCGGCAAGCGCAGTCGAAGGGCGCCGGCGAGCGCGTCGTGCAGCGCGTCGACGGCGGCCACGCTGCGCATGGGCCTGCTGCACGCGAGGCGCGCGCCGGAGCGCGTGATCGCGACGAGCTGGTGCCAGGTGCCGCCCGCGGGACGCGTGTACGGAATGGCGACGAGCGTCTGGATCGCGTCGGCGTCGATGACGTGGCCGGAACGGAACGCGGGCTTCACGGTGAGAAAGCCCGCGTCGGCCCAGACCTCGAACCAGGGCCAGCGCGCGATGACGGCGGTGCCCAGCGTCGAGAGTCGGAATTCGGGACGAACGCGCGGCGGCCGCTTGGGTTTCGGGGTGGGCGTTGCCGGCCGCGGCCGGGGTCGGGGAGGTCGCGTCGTCACCGGCCGCGGCCTGGAAACAATGGCGCGAACGGTCAGGACGGCGATCTGGATGAGCCCGACCAGCACCACCAGCGGCAAGATCGGACCGAGCAGGTAGGCGATGACGAAGATGGGCCCGCCCGGGCCACATGCGAGAAGGCCGTGTCCCATGTGCACCTCACGCCATCCCGAGCTCGCCAGTGATGGCGTCGTGCAGCGCGGTGAGTGACTCGCGGCGCTCGAGCTTCGGGCTGCAGCGCACGCGCTGGCCGCTGCGCGTGACCGCGAAGAGCGAGTAGCGGGTCATGCTTCGAGCTCCCGTCGTCTTGGCCTCGAAACGCAGGAGCGAGTCGACGTCGAACGACAGGCGTCGCCGGAAGAGCCGCTTCACCCAAAGCGTGTCCGCATCGACGCCGAGCTCGAACCCGGGCCACCGCGCGA
This genomic interval carries:
- a CDS encoding matrixin family metalloprotease codes for the protein MPMLAPLLALALVGTPVRAHVVLVPLGDFPDMLLNDVAEHLREELQVDVQLGQRTEMPKSAWYEPRKRWRAERILDALEDQFDAPDTKILGLTTQDISTTKGPIIDWGVFGLGRLPGRSCVLSTYRFQHKLSSTPEQLRWRLRMTALHEVGHTLGLDHCSEPGCFMQDAEGTIHNTDTATGHLGPHCRETLQSRSPLH